In Tissierellales bacterium, one DNA window encodes the following:
- a CDS encoding ABC transporter ATP-binding protein, producing MEYILEVNNLRKEFKNFTLDNNNFKLEPGYIMGFIGPNGAGKSTTIKLIMNLLKKDGGEIKVFGLDHIKYEKKIKDRIGFVYDENYYYEELTINQMKNIVASFYSKWNDDTFNEYLKEFNLNPKSKIKTLSKGMKMKFSLAIALSHDADLIIMDEPTSGLDPVFRREILDILYGIIQDERKSVFFSTHITTDLEKIADYVTFINEGKIVFSQPKDDILEKYAVVKGGLNILNDEMKKNFIGLRETKVGFEGLTDNVENIKELFKDEILIEKATLEDIMFYTVKK from the coding sequence ATGGAATATATTTTGGAAGTTAACAACTTAAGAAAAGAATTTAAAAACTTTACTTTAGATAATAATAATTTTAAATTAGAACCTGGATATATTATGGGATTCATTGGTCCGAATGGAGCTGGGAAAAGTACTACCATTAAGCTAATAATGAATTTATTGAAAAAAGATGGTGGAGAAATAAAAGTATTTGGCTTAGATCATATAAAATATGAGAAAAAGATAAAGGATAGAATAGGATTTGTTTATGATGAAAACTATTATTATGAAGAATTAACTATTAATCAAATGAAAAATATAGTAGCTAGTTTCTATTCAAAATGGAATGATGATACCTTTAATGAGTATTTAAAAGAATTTAATTTGAATCCAAAATCAAAAATTAAAACATTATCTAAGGGAATGAAGATGAAATTTTCGTTGGCAATAGCCCTTTCTCATGATGCAGACTTAATAATAATGGATGAACCAACTTCAGGTTTGGATCCAGTATTTAGAAGGGAAATATTAGACATACTTTATGGCATAATTCAGGATGAAAGGAAAAGTGTTTTCTTTTCTACTCATATAACTACTGATTTAGAAAAAATAGCAGATTATGTTACTTTTATTAATGAAGGAAAAATAGTATTTTCCCAACCTAAAGATGATATTTTAGAAAAATATGCAGTTGTAAAAGGTGGCTTAAACATACTTAATGATGAAATGAAGAAAAATTTTATCGGGTTGAGGGAAACTAAAGTAGGTTTTGAAGGATTAACTGATAATGTAGAAAATATAAAAGAGCTGTTTAAAGATGAAATATTAATTGAAAAGGCAACTCTTGAAGACATAATGTTTTATACAGTTAAAAAATAA
- a CDS encoding biotin transporter BioY, producing the protein MKISTKDMVIVAMFTALTAIGAFLSIPLGNVPISLQSLFTIMSGLILGSKLGTLSQIVYVLLGLIGLRIFAGFTGGLETVLKPSFGYLIGFIFASYIIGKITYTKKNLSFKRILLASIIGTFVIYAFGIPYMYLILNKVMDANISFMTALKTGCLVFLPGDFLKAIVASYVSIKVIPKIKLVENK; encoded by the coding sequence ATGAAAATATCTACAAAAGATATGGTCATAGTGGCCATGTTTACTGCTTTAACTGCTATAGGAGCTTTTTTAAGTATTCCCTTAGGAAATGTGCCTATTTCATTACAAAGTTTATTTACTATTATGTCTGGACTTATATTGGGAAGTAAATTAGGTACGTTGTCACAAATTGTTTACGTTCTTTTAGGTCTTATTGGTTTAAGAATTTTTGCAGGATTTACTGGTGGACTAGAAACTGTATTAAAACCAAGCTTTGGATATTTAATAGGATTTATTTTTGCTTCTTACATAATAGGAAAAATTACTTATACTAAAAAAAACTTAAGTTTTAAAAGAATATTATTGGCAAGTATTATAGGTACCTTTGTTATTTATGCTTTTGGTATTCCTTACATGTATCTTATTTTAAATAAGGTTATGGATGCAAACATTTCTTTTATGACTGCCCTTAAAACAGGATGTTTAGTTTTTTTACCTGGCGACTTTTTAAAAGCAATAGTTGCTTCCTATGTGTCTATTAAAGTAATACCTAAGATAAAGTTAGTAGAAAATAAATAG
- a CDS encoding ABC-2 transporter permease: MIGTIKKDLIHIFSSKRERIFYLLYIPFLLLIVDSYEPKWIYFAVIYSYTYLTCISTIAYESNLKFNRVFNSLPITRKEVVIYKYISFFIYLTLVIVYAGVYLWIINTLGIKNVDYFNLEMIIRAIPILMISLSIVFPSYFSLGPRLAQMVHIIVFVSFFIGIISVSGGDLFINKIFQFMASGKFFILASVVYLLSLILSTKLYEGKDL; encoded by the coding sequence ATGATTGGAACAATAAAAAAAGATTTAATACATATATTCTCTTCGAAAAGAGAAAGGATATTTTATCTTTTATATATACCTTTTTTATTATTAATAGTAGATTCTTATGAACCAAAATGGATATATTTTGCCGTAATATATTCCTATACTTATTTAACCTGTATTTCAACTATTGCTTACGAAAGCAATCTAAAATTTAATCGTGTATTTAATTCCTTGCCTATAACTAGGAAAGAAGTTGTTATTTATAAATATATATCTTTTTTCATCTATTTAACTTTAGTTATTGTATATGCTGGGGTTTATTTGTGGATAATTAACACTTTGGGAATAAAAAATGTGGATTATTTTAATTTGGAAATGATAATAAGGGCTATTCCTATTCTTATGATTTCTTTATCTATAGTATTTCCATCTTATTTTTCACTGGGGCCTAGATTAGCACAAATGGTTCATATTATAGTCTTTGTGAGTTTTTTTATAGGGATAATATCTGTTTCGGGTGGAGATTTATTTATAAATAAGATATTTCAATTTATGGCTAGTGGAAAGTTTTTTATTCTAGCCTCAGTAGTATACCTTTTGTCCTTAATATTATCAACAAAGTTATATGAAGGTAAAGATTTATAA
- a CDS encoding GntR family transcriptional regulator translates to MKIIISNSSNQPIYEQIYRQIKAMIIKGELREGEILPSIRGLARDLQISVITTKRAYDELEKEGFIETMQGKGSFVASQNKELMKERKLKIIEEKLIEVVKESKMLGISYGEIEEMLKILFEEE, encoded by the coding sequence ATGAAGATAATAATATCTAATTCTTCAAACCAGCCCATATATGAACAAATATACAGGCAGATTAAGGCAATGATAATAAAAGGAGAGTTAAGGGAAGGGGAAATACTTCCGTCTATTAGAGGTTTGGCAAGAGATCTTCAAATAAGTGTTATTACAACTAAAAGAGCTTATGATGAGTTGGAAAAAGAAGGTTTCATTGAAACTATGCAGGGAAAAGGTTCTTTTGTAGCTAGCCAAAATAAAGAGTTAATGAAAGAAAGAAAGTTAAAAATTATTGAAGAAAAACTTATAGAAGTAGTGAAAGAAAGTAAAATGTTAGGAATTTCTTATGGTGAAATAGAAGAAATGCTAAAGATTTTATTTGAGGAGGAATAA
- the fni gene encoding type 2 isopentenyl-diphosphate Delta-isomerase: MKERETFIERRDRKKEHINFFLKSSYNNDNYFEDIYLEHKALPELNIDEIDTKCIFLGKYVDYPIIINAITGGTEFSREINKKLSKLAKEFNIPIAVGSQTISLYDEKSRDSFKIVRDVLGEEGIVLANLNARASLDEVETAIKMIDANGIQLHLNPAQELTMVEGDRTFKGIRDNIKRIITNIDKPVIVKEVGFGISSDVAKELYNIGVRHIDISGTGGTNFIEIEDLRNDEIDFDDIYNWGIPTALSLLQCREIKDDLNIIASGGIKNSQEIVKSLVLGATMVGISGEILRHLLEDGYEVAYKYLKGTLYKTKMLMLLLGKKNIQELKTAPFKIKGKLKELS; encoded by the coding sequence ATGAAGGAAAGGGAAACTTTTATAGAAAGAAGAGATAGAAAAAAAGAACATATTAACTTCTTTCTAAAATCTAGTTATAATAATGATAATTATTTTGAAGATATATACTTAGAACATAAAGCTTTACCAGAGCTAAATATAGATGAAATAGATACAAAATGTATATTTCTTGGGAAATATGTAGATTATCCGATAATTATTAATGCAATAACGGGAGGAACGGAGTTTTCCAGGGAAATAAATAAAAAATTGTCTAAACTAGCTAAAGAATTTAATATTCCTATAGCTGTTGGATCTCAGACTATATCATTATACGATGAAAAAAGCAGAGATTCCTTTAAAATAGTAAGAGATGTATTAGGTGAAGAGGGAATTGTTTTAGCCAATTTAAATGCTAGAGCATCCTTAGATGAAGTGGAAACTGCCATAAAAATGATAGATGCCAATGGAATTCAACTTCATTTAAATCCTGCTCAAGAATTAACTATGGTAGAGGGAGATAGAACTTTTAAGGGAATAAGGGATAATATAAAACGTATTATAACAAATATTGACAAGCCAGTTATAGTAAAGGAAGTAGGATTTGGAATTTCTAGTGATGTTGCTAAAGAGCTCTATAATATAGGTGTAAGACATATAGATATATCTGGCACAGGGGGAACTAATTTTATAGAAATAGAAGATCTAAGAAATGATGAAATTGACTTTGATGATATTTATAATTGGGGTATTCCTACAGCGTTAAGCCTTTTACAATGTAGAGAAATAAAGGATGATTTAAATATAATTGCTAGTGGTGGGATAAAAAATAGTCAAGAAATTGTAAAGTCCTTGGTATTAGGTGCTACTATGGTAGGAATAAGTGGAGAAATATTAAGACATTTACTAGAAGATGGTTACGAAGTAGCATATAAGTACTTAAAAGGAACCTTATACAAGACAAAAATGCTTATGCTATTACTAGGGAAAAAGAATATACAGGAGCTTAAAACTGCTCCTTTTAAAATAAAAGGGAAGCTGAAGGAGCTGAGTTAA
- a CDS encoding NAD(P)H-hydrate epimerase gives MTTITSKEMAAIDNYCIENLGIPGIVLMENAALRVVQNIDLKNHNSFTIICGVGNNGGDGIAIARHLITEGKNVEIFILGNSSKGSKDFKTNYNILKNIDADIFNISKKDDLNVLKNSLVTSDIVIDSIFGTGLSRDVEGLFSEAINLINKESKYIIAVDIPSGLSANTGDVLGTAIKGNKTITFQLMKKGLIEDKAKDYIGQIIVEPIGMPEIAIHNVLNNIKTV, from the coding sequence TTGACTACAATTACATCTAAAGAAATGGCAGCTATCGATAATTATTGTATAGAAAATCTAGGTATTCCAGGAATAGTACTTATGGAAAATGCTGCTCTTAGAGTTGTGCAAAATATAGATTTAAAAAATCATAATTCTTTCACCATAATATGTGGTGTAGGCAATAATGGCGGGGATGGGATAGCCATAGCAAGACATTTAATTACAGAAGGGAAAAATGTAGAAATATTTATATTAGGAAATTCAAGTAAGGGAAGTAAAGACTTCAAAACTAATTACAATATACTTAAAAATATAGATGCGGATATATTTAACATCTCTAAAAAGGATGACTTAAATGTATTAAAAAACTCATTAGTAACTTCTGATATAGTTATTGATAGTATCTTTGGAACAGGACTATCCAGAGATGTAGAAGGACTATTTTCAGAAGCAATAAATTTAATAAATAAAGAAAGTAAATATATAATAGCAGTAGACATTCCTTCAGGACTTAGTGCCAATACAGGAGATGTCTTAGGTACAGCTATTAAAGGAAATAAAACTATTACATTCCAGTTAATGAAGAAAGGTCTTATTGAAGATAAGGCTAAGGATTATATAGGACAAATTATAGTAGAGCCTATAGGTATGCCAGAAATAGCAATACATAATGTATTAAATAATATAAAAACTGTTTAA
- a CDS encoding ABC-2 transporter permease, with protein sequence MFKLALKDIKLSKKMLVIITAYIMILVSSILPSMDEIFTGITYTMLMVMGIFMLVIYTNGYDDRNKTEIVINSFPIKKADIVRGKYLTLVLYMIIICGILFLSSNLLRGLFTRFQGGKSATLGNVIVATNITLLFYAIYYPIYFRVGEDIMTFNYILWFLVLASPSLMRKLVNWLIEKGMMDQMLNINLRKANLTILIISIIVFYISLQISKKLYKQREF encoded by the coding sequence ATGTTTAAATTGGCGCTAAAAGATATAAAATTATCAAAAAAAATGTTGGTAATTATTACAGCATATATAATGATTTTGGTTTCATCGATTCTACCGTCAATGGATGAAATCTTTACAGGTATTACTTATACTATGTTAATGGTAATGGGAATCTTTATGCTAGTTATTTATACTAATGGCTACGATGATAGAAATAAAACAGAAATAGTTATAAATAGTTTTCCTATCAAGAAAGCTGATATTGTAAGAGGAAAGTACTTGACTCTTGTTCTATATATGATAATTATATGCGGTATATTGTTTTTATCTTCTAATCTTTTAAGAGGATTATTTACTAGGTTCCAAGGTGGGAAAAGCGCAACTTTAGGAAATGTTATAGTTGCTACAAATATTACATTACTATTCTATGCAATATATTATCCTATATATTTTAGAGTAGGGGAAGATATTATGACTTTTAACTATATATTGTGGTTTTTAGTTTTGGCTAGTCCATCTTTAATGAGAAAATTAGTAAATTGGTTAATAGAAAAAGGTATGATGGATCAAATGTTAAATATAAATTTAAGAAAAGCAAACTTAACTATTTTAATTATTTCAATTATAGTGTTCTATATATCTTTACAAATATCTAAAAAATTATATAAGCAAC
- a CDS encoding biotin--[acetyl-CoA-carboxylase] ligase: protein MKEAIVKLLKENKSDFISGEKISELFGVSRTAIWKYINILKDEGYEIESVSRKGYRLISSPDILTYEEIEEWLNTEYIGRKIHYYDTIDSTNIKAKKIAYLEKEGTIVVAESQSKGRGRLGREWQSPKGKGLWMSIILKPKVNPVHVAKVTLIGAAAVNLALEDIGIDSYIKWPNDIVINGKKICGILTEMSSELNMINYVVMGIGINVNLDKKDFSKEILDKGTSLKIEAGKEINRKKLLATVLNKFEELYTPFTEEEDLSQTIEICRKNSILLEKDIRVINNGKERIGKAIDINDDGNLIVKYENGEIESLLSGEISVRGLEGYV from the coding sequence ATGAAAGAAGCTATAGTAAAGCTTTTAAAAGAAAATAAAAGCGATTTTATTTCTGGTGAGAAAATTAGTGAATTGTTTGGAGTAAGTCGTACGGCTATTTGGAAATACATAAATATATTGAAAGATGAAGGCTATGAAATAGAGTCTGTTTCGAGAAAAGGCTATAGGCTAATATCTTCACCAGATATATTAACTTATGAGGAAATAGAAGAATGGCTGAATACAGAATATATAGGAAGAAAAATTCATTATTATGATACTATAGACTCTACTAATATAAAGGCAAAGAAAATTGCTTATTTAGAAAAAGAAGGTACAATTGTAGTGGCCGAAAGTCAAAGTAAGGGAAGAGGTAGATTAGGCAGGGAGTGGCAGTCTCCGAAAGGAAAAGGGTTGTGGATGTCTATAATATTGAAGCCTAAAGTAAATCCTGTTCATGTAGCTAAGGTAACTCTTATAGGTGCAGCAGCGGTTAATTTGGCTTTAGAGGATATAGGAATAGATTCTTATATTAAATGGCCAAATGATATTGTCATAAATGGCAAAAAGATATGTGGAATACTTACTGAAATGAGTAGTGAATTGAACATGATTAATTATGTAGTAATGGGAATAGGCATAAATGTGAATTTAGATAAAAAAGACTTTTCTAAAGAAATTTTAGATAAAGGAACTTCATTAAAAATTGAAGCTGGCAAGGAAATTAATAGAAAAAAACTATTAGCTACAGTATTAAATAAGTTTGAGGAACTCTATACCCCCTTTACTGAAGAAGAAGATTTAAGTCAAACCATTGAAATATGTAGAAAAAATTCTATTTTACTTGAGAAGGATATTAGAGTAATTAATAATGGAAAAGAAAGAATAGGCAAAGCTATAGATATAAATGATGATGGAAATTTAATTGTTAAATATGAAAATGGAGAAATTGAAAGTCTTTTATCAGGAGAAATTTCTGTGAGAGGTTTGGAAGGGTATGTATAG